From a region of the Lepus europaeus isolate LE1 chromosome 17, mLepTim1.pri, whole genome shotgun sequence genome:
- the FRAT2 gene encoding GSK-3-binding protein FRAT2 — MPCRREEEEEAGEEAEGEEEEEEEEEEEGSFLLLEQSVTLGGSGEVDRLVAQIGETLQLDAAQDSPASPCAPPGPPQQQPLRPPAAVRADKARAPGVPLLPPPALAEAVGPAPPGAVRCALGDRGRVRGRAAPYCVAELAAGSSALPGPCRRGWLRGAVASHRLQQRRWPQAGARAGDDDPHRLLQQLVLSGNLIKEAVRRLQRAVAAVAATGPAGAPAPGGGRSGPEPVALHPSRAFL; from the coding sequence ATGCCGTgccggagggaggaggaagaggaagccggCGAGGAAgcggagggggaggaagaagaggaggaggaggaggaggaggagggcagcttCCTCCTGCTGGAGCAGTCGGTGACGCTGGGCGGCTCGGGCGAGGTGGATCGGCTGGTGGCCCAGATCGGCGAGACGCTGCAGCTGGACGCGGCGCAGGACAGCCCGGCCTCCCCGTGCGCGCCCCCGGGgccgccacagcagcagcccctgcggCCCCCGGCGGCGGTGCGGGCGGACAAGGCCCGGGCCCCCGGCgtgccgctgctgccgccgcccgcGTTAGCCGAGGCGGTGGGCCCGGCTCCCCCGGGTGCTGTTCGCTGCGCCCTCGGGGACCGCGGCCGCGTGCGAGGCCGGGCTGCGCCCTACTGCGTGGCCGAGCTGGCCGCGGGCTCCAGCGCGCTGCCCGGCCCGTGCCGGCGGGGATGGCTCCGGGGCGCCGTCGCCTCCCACCGCCTGCAGCAGCGACGATGGCCCCAAGCCGGGGCACGCGCCGGCGACGACGACCCGCACCGGCTCCTGCAGCAGCTCGTGCTCTCGGGAAACCTCATCAAGGAGGCGGTGCGGAGGCTTCAGCGCGCTGTCGCTGCGGTGGCAGCCACGGGCCCCGCGGGCGCCCCTGCGCCTGGGGGTGGCCGCAGCGGCCCGGAGCCGGTTGCCCTGCACCCCTCCCGCGCCTTTCTCTAA